The following are encoded in a window of Synechococcus sp. PCC 7335 genomic DNA:
- a CDS encoding DUF433 domain-containing protein, protein MDSTLLDRITIDPGVCHGKPCIRGLRYPVEFILELLSSGMSHAEILSDYDDLEEDDILSALLYATRLSQVKGLYKLAS, encoded by the coding sequence ATGGATAGCACGCTTCTAGACAGGATAACTATTGATCCAGGGGTCTGCCATGGAAAGCCCTGCATCAGAGGATTGCGCTACCCAGTAGAATTTATTTTGGAACTACTGAGTTCAGGCATGAGCCATGCAGAGATTTTGTCAGACTACGATGATTTGGAAGAGGATGATATACTCTCAGCCCTGTTGTATGCGACTCGGTTGAGTCAAGTGAAAGGTTTGTATAAGCTAGCATCATGA
- a CDS encoding IS6 family transposase: MDCPHCQSPRVSSLQRETRLGYTMYRCKECRRTFNERTDTLFNFIEVPTDIIFQVLLCRVRYKLSYRYVAEFFLLRGFQFTHETVRDWEERFLPHFTEQIRMKRKGQVGKVWLVDETYIRIKGAWCYLYRGMDEDGNLVDVRLSKTRDMAGTKAFFAQSIGLHEDAPEKVATDGLASYPRAIIEELGQDTEHEVRPCTANPVEQSHRRIKHRYYPTLGFGEFEAAQRFCRAVDEVGHFLRP, translated from the coding sequence ATGGATTGCCCACACTGCCAATCGCCTCGTGTTTCATCTTTGCAGCGTGAAACCAGGCTGGGCTACACCATGTATCGGTGCAAGGAATGTCGTCGGACGTTCAATGAACGGACAGACACACTGTTCAATTTTATCGAAGTGCCTACCGACATCATCTTTCAGGTATTGCTCTGCCGCGTTCGATACAAGCTCAGCTATCGATATGTCGCTGAGTTTTTTCTGCTGCGTGGCTTCCAGTTCACCCATGAAACTGTGCGAGATTGGGAGGAACGCTTCCTGCCTCATTTTACTGAACAGATCAGGATGAAGCGGAAAGGTCAAGTCGGCAAGGTTTGGCTCGTTGACGAAACCTACATTCGGATAAAAGGGGCGTGGTGCTACCTCTATCGGGGCATGGATGAGGATGGCAATCTGGTGGATGTCCGTCTCAGCAAGACTCGCGATATGGCTGGCACCAAAGCTTTCTTTGCCCAATCCATTGGTCTTCACGAGGACGCTCCAGAGAAGGTCGCCACCGATGGATTGGCTTCCTATCCACGGGCGATCATAGAAGAACTAGGACAAGACACTGAGCACGAGGTGCGCCCCTGCACCGCCAATCCGGTGGAGCAGAGTCATCGACGCATCAAGCATCGCTATTACCCTACGCTGGGCTTCGGCGAGTTTGAAGCAGCTCAGAGATTCTGCCGAGCAGTCGATGAGGTGGGTCACTTTTTGAGGCCGTGA